A region of Anguilla rostrata isolate EN2019 chromosome 10, ASM1855537v3, whole genome shotgun sequence DNA encodes the following proteins:
- the LOC135233361 gene encoding beta-1,3-galactosyl-O-glycosyl-glycoprotein beta-1,6-N-acetylglucosaminyltransferase 4-like: MKIRCTYLQKLQYRCYLISLSLLIVCLLKLVYIKVTVKNSFFIEPYGISAGAFRNQAHKDIDCTAIYELNPVEIGKSLEIRRKEVVTLEDENIASITSDCQRYIVWRGYVDISVSSEERQFPLAYSLVVHKDAYMVERMLRAIYVPHNIYCIHYDQKSSKNFIAAMENLSKCFPNVFVASKLESVQYAHVTRLKADLNCLSDLLKSPVKWKYVINLCGQDFPLRSNFELMSELKRLKGANMLESSRPSELKKQRFAFRHVVKDAPFEYQKLPVKTTQAKDPPPHGIEMFIGSAYFVLAREFVSYVSESRLADDFLSWSADTYSPDEHFWASLVRVPGVPGGVPRSTPDITDLMSKTRLVKWNYLEGSLYPSCTGTHLRSVCIFGAAELRWLLNYGHWFANKFDPKVDPVLIKCLEEKLEEKQRHWVNLGSK, from the coding sequence ATGAAAATAAGATGTACCTATCTACAAAAACTGCAGTACAGGTGCTACTTGATCTCCCTGTCACTACTCATTGTGTGTCTGTTGAAGCTTGTCTACATAAAAGTGACTGTGAAGAACAGCTTTTTCATTGAGCCCTATGGAATTTCTGCTGGTGCTTTTAGAAATCAAGCACATAAGGACATCGATTGCACTGCTATTTATGAACTAAATCCAGTTGAGATTGGGAAGTCTTTAGAAATAAGGCGAAAAGAAGTCGTTACTTTGGAAGATGAGAATATTGCATCTATAACTTCAGACTGTCAGAGGTACATAGTTTGGAGGGGATATGTGGATATCTCGGTATCGAGCGAGGAGCGGCAGTTTCCACTTGCCTATTCATTGGTTGTGCATAAGGACGCCTATATGGTGGAACGGATGTTACGGGCGATCTATGTGCCTCACAACATTTACTGCATTCACTATGACCAAAAATCTTCCAAGAACTTCATAGCCGCTATGGAGAACCTGTCCAAGTGTTTCCCCAACGTCTTTGTGGCGTCCAAGCTGGAGTCGGTGCAATATGCCCACGTCACGAGACTCAAGGCCGACCTTAACTGCCTGTCGGACCTCCTCAAGTCCCCGGTCAAGTGGAAGTACGTTATCAACCTGTGCGGCCAGGACTTCCCCCTCAGGTCCAACTTTGAGCTGATGTCGGAGCTGAAGAGGCTAAAGGGCGCCAACATGCTGGAGTCCAGCCGCCCCAGCGAGCTCAAGAAACAGCGATTCGCCTTCCGGCACGTGGTGAAGGACGCGCCTTTTGAGTACCAGAAACTGCCCGTCAAGACCACTCAGGCCAAAGACCCTCCCCCACACGGCATCGAGATGTTTATCGGAAGCGCCTACTTTGTCCTGGCGCGCGAGTTTGTGAGCTACGTCTCCGAAAGCCGGTTGGCGGACGACTTCCTGTCTTGGTCTGCGGACACGTACTCCCCGGACGAGCACTTTTGGGCCTCTCTGGTACGGGTGCCAGGGGTGCCTGGGGGGGTCCCCCGGTCCACGCCCGATATCACGGACCTGATGAGCAAGACTCGGCTGGTGAAGTGGAACTACCTGGAGGGGTCCCTGTACCCGTCCTGCACGGGCACTCACCTGCGTAGCGTGTGCATCTTTGGGGCTGCAGAACTGCGCTGGCTTCTCAATTATGGACATTGGTTCGCCAACAAGTTTGACCCCAAAGTAGATCCTGTACTTATCAAGTGCTTGGAGGAGAAACTTGAAGAAAAGCAGCGACACTGGGTTAACCTGGGGTCAAAATGA